The proteins below come from a single Dermatophilaceae bacterium Soc4.6 genomic window:
- a CDS encoding FtsX-like permease family protein, producing MVFLPVVAVIGGVVLISSEQVSSSEQLQLALGGAVGMVRIEGDGTVASNQEFYAQHCQPQCLDSEPPARRATPVPGWSAGHEATALQALTGGAVARVTSSSARAVLGSRRVSVSVLGADVAAHPFLGGRATLLSGRWPSSADEVVVTPVGSGHGLPTTGRVTAIPSPDKADKAATTPTGAVEPRALTVVGTATAFTSDDTGNVQPADLVTLPDALGRVDPATGGTRNFVEPLGVQYLLDRPAPLTSAEVSALNDHGLGVVDERLNAGSSGYPDDPNGGAFSAYTALVAVGLLLLTSLLAGPAFAVSAARQRRTLALTAANGATTAQLRRTMLGQALVLGVLAALLGAAVGLGGSWLLLRWLAQHQPGTWWGPYDVPTAPVAIVVGSAVISSVVAAVLPARGLGRLDVVQVMRGQEMPARLHRGLPVVGALLLLGGTSVMAWGFTYAGNTSQPQALIGITGGVLMLVVGALSVIPAALAGLGRLTRELPVTVRMATRDAARQRGRATPTVAAVMAAAAVLTTVLVVTASSARHDRLAYQPSVPPGTASLSLGDGNVDGALEGTAGALTLATVVRGAAPDLRVSAIADVSGGDSPTGPSRVVAALRTGCPVSVVTRDVTGPMPVDTPTMGRCTSLSSLMTAPSSHMLVADADYLARALDLNERERDALDHGSMLVVAGPGRPPRTIETPGTTASVEPAEATVDIVDGTVAMVDARLVAASAGGAGASNGVAVAEPATRVDGTPTMTKVPALAIDRSRFTTLHAPGAVLTPTTATAHGWPTTLSYTAAWDPAGSISPAVEGSVQAALDRQLPGARISVERGYDGDQTLRLVSLIAIGVVAFLTLVATLIATALSQTESQAFSGTLAAVGATRGTRRRIAGAQAGFLALAGVLLGIVVGLVPGLLTARLDTSPHHYDTLQVGPTVVLPWLDLLVPVVVVPLAAALLAAACIRASPTVTRRLT from the coding sequence ATGGTGTTTCTGCCCGTCGTGGCGGTGATCGGCGGCGTCGTCCTGATCTCGAGCGAGCAGGTGTCGTCGTCGGAGCAGCTGCAGCTCGCGTTGGGCGGCGCCGTCGGGATGGTCAGGATCGAGGGTGACGGGACCGTCGCCAGCAACCAGGAGTTCTACGCGCAGCACTGTCAGCCCCAGTGCCTCGACAGCGAGCCACCGGCCCGTCGTGCCACACCCGTCCCCGGGTGGTCAGCGGGCCACGAAGCGACGGCGCTGCAGGCCCTCACCGGAGGGGCGGTCGCCCGGGTGACCTCGAGCAGTGCCCGGGCGGTGCTGGGCTCGCGTCGGGTGTCGGTCTCCGTCCTCGGGGCGGACGTTGCGGCCCACCCGTTCCTGGGCGGTCGCGCGACCTTGCTGAGTGGGCGCTGGCCTTCGAGCGCAGACGAGGTGGTCGTCACCCCGGTGGGGTCGGGCCACGGCCTGCCGACCACGGGCCGGGTCACCGCGATCCCGTCCCCCGACAAGGCGGACAAGGCCGCGACGACACCGACCGGGGCCGTCGAGCCGCGCGCCCTCACCGTCGTGGGCACGGCCACCGCCTTCACCAGCGACGACACGGGCAATGTCCAACCGGCCGACCTCGTCACCCTGCCCGACGCCCTCGGGCGCGTCGACCCCGCGACCGGAGGCACCCGCAATTTCGTCGAGCCCCTGGGGGTGCAGTACCTCCTCGACCGCCCTGCGCCCCTCACCTCTGCGGAGGTGAGCGCCCTGAACGACCACGGCCTGGGCGTGGTTGACGAGCGCCTCAACGCCGGCAGCTCCGGCTATCCCGACGACCCGAACGGAGGCGCCTTCTCCGCGTACACGGCGCTGGTCGCGGTGGGGCTGCTGCTCCTGACCAGCCTGCTGGCTGGCCCGGCCTTCGCCGTCAGCGCGGCCCGTCAGCGCCGCACCCTCGCCCTGACCGCCGCCAACGGCGCGACCACCGCACAACTGCGTCGCACAATGCTCGGCCAGGCCCTCGTCCTCGGCGTCCTCGCCGCCCTCCTAGGCGCAGCCGTCGGCCTCGGCGGCTCCTGGCTGCTGCTGCGGTGGCTCGCCCAGCACCAGCCCGGCACCTGGTGGGGGCCGTACGACGTGCCGACCGCGCCGGTCGCTATCGTCGTCGGCTCCGCCGTGATCAGCTCGGTCGTCGCCGCCGTGCTGCCGGCCCGTGGTCTCGGGCGGCTCGACGTCGTGCAGGTCATGCGCGGGCAGGAGATGCCGGCCAGGCTGCACCGCGGGCTGCCGGTCGTCGGTGCCCTACTCCTGCTGGGGGGCACCAGTGTCATGGCCTGGGGCTTCACCTACGCCGGCAACACCTCCCAGCCGCAGGCGCTGATCGGCATCACGGGCGGCGTGCTGATGCTGGTCGTCGGTGCGCTGTCCGTCATCCCGGCCGCCCTCGCCGGGCTGGGTCGCCTCACCCGTGAGCTGCCGGTCACCGTGCGCATGGCCACCCGCGACGCCGCCCGCCAGCGCGGGCGGGCCACCCCGACCGTCGCGGCCGTGATGGCGGCCGCCGCAGTCCTCACGACGGTGCTCGTTGTCACCGCGAGCAGCGCCCGCCACGACCGGCTGGCCTACCAGCCGTCGGTGCCTCCCGGCACAGCCAGCCTCTCCTTGGGCGACGGCAACGTCGACGGCGCACTCGAAGGGACTGCCGGTGCCCTCACCCTCGCGACGGTGGTCAGGGGTGCGGCGCCGGACCTGCGGGTGTCGGCGATTGCCGACGTGAGCGGGGGCGACTCCCCCACCGGGCCGTCACGGGTCGTCGCCGCCCTGCGCACCGGGTGTCCCGTCTCGGTCGTCACCCGCGACGTGACCGGACCGATGCCGGTCGACACCCCGACGATGGGCCGGTGCACCTCGCTGAGCAGCCTGATGACGGCTCCCTCGAGCCACATGCTCGTGGCCGACGCCGACTACCTCGCGCGGGCGCTCGACCTCAACGAGCGTGAGCGCGACGCCCTTGACCACGGCTCCATGCTCGTCGTCGCCGGCCCGGGCCGCCCACCCCGCACAATCGAGACTCCCGGGACGACGGCGTCCGTGGAGCCCGCAGAGGCCACCGTCGACATCGTGGACGGCACCGTGGCCATGGTCGACGCCCGCCTGGTCGCCGCCTCAGCCGGCGGCGCCGGGGCCAGCAACGGTGTCGCTGTCGCCGAGCCAGCCACCCGGGTCGACGGGACCCCCACCATGACGAAAGTGCCGGCCCTCGCCATCGACCGGTCGCGGTTCACCACCCTCCACGCGCCCGGGGCCGTCCTGACCCCCACCACGGCCACGGCGCACGGCTGGCCCACTACCCTCAGCTACACGGCCGCCTGGGACCCGGCCGGGTCGATCAGCCCGGCCGTAGAGGGCTCTGTTCAGGCTGCCCTCGACCGGCAGCTGCCCGGGGCGCGGATCTCCGTCGAGCGCGGCTACGACGGCGACCAGACCCTGCGGCTCGTGTCGCTCATCGCCATCGGCGTAGTCGCCTTTCTCACCCTCGTCGCGACCCTCATCGCCACCGCCCTCTCGCAGACTGAGAGCCAGGCCTTCTCCGGCACCCTCGCCGCGGTCGGTGCGACCCGGGGCACCCGGCGTCGGATCGCCGGGGCGCAGGCGGGCTTCCTCGCCCTGGCCGGGGTGCTCCTCGGGATCGTCGTGGGGCTGGTGCCGGGCCTGCTCACGGCCCGGTTGGACACCTCTCCGCACCACTACGACACCCTGCAAGTCGGGCCCACCGTCGTCCTGCCGTGGCTCGACCTCCTCGTGCCGGTCGTCGTGGTGCCGCTGGCCGCCGCCCTCCTTGCCGCCGCGTGCATCCGCGCCTCACCCACAGTCACACGCCGCCTCACATGA
- a CDS encoding AAA family ATPase, with protein sequence MTTPEAWPSPLDGGRAAVLITGTPGAGKTTVAQGVARALSRSAVVNGDAVARLVVGGYVWPLGDPPAEAAHQVALCNDNICSLATNFMAAGFTPVIDWIVPDADQLDVFRASLGSRLRLVVLDPDAATCVARDLQRPPLEQFAFDGHDQLRATMWKGIASRGWWLDSSDLDADSTIRHILHSAYDVGDC encoded by the coding sequence ATGACCACCCCCGAGGCGTGGCCCAGTCCGCTCGATGGCGGGCGGGCCGCGGTGCTCATCACCGGCACCCCCGGGGCCGGTAAGACGACCGTCGCCCAAGGTGTGGCTCGTGCACTGTCCCGGTCCGCGGTCGTCAATGGGGATGCCGTCGCGCGGCTCGTCGTCGGTGGCTACGTCTGGCCGCTGGGAGATCCGCCGGCCGAGGCGGCCCACCAGGTGGCGCTGTGCAACGACAACATCTGCTCGCTCGCCACCAACTTCATGGCCGCCGGCTTCACCCCGGTCATCGACTGGATCGTGCCGGACGCCGACCAGCTGGACGTCTTCCGCGCGTCGCTCGGTTCACGGCTGCGACTCGTCGTGCTGGATCCAGATGCCGCCACCTGCGTCGCCCGCGACCTGCAGCGACCACCGCTCGAGCAGTTCGCCTTCGACGGTCACGACCAATTGCGGGCGACCATGTGGAAGGGCATCGCCTCACGAGGCTGGTGGCTCGACTCGTCTGACCTCGACGCCGACAGCACCATCCGCCATATCCTGCACAGCGCGTACGACGTCGGGGACTGCTGA